A region of the Conyzicola lurida genome:
AGTGCCGCGTCCACTCGCCCGACTCGTCGAGCCACCACGAGGCGGTGTCTTCGGCGAGGGCGAGCTCGAACAGCTCGTCGATCTGGCGCAGCTGGTCGGGAGCGACGAGGCGCACGAGCGCTTCGATGCGGCGGTCGAGGTTGCGGTGCATCATGTCGGCGCTGCCGATGTACACCTGCGGGTCGCCGCCGTTGACGAACGAGAAGATACGGGCGTGCTCGAGGTAGCGACCGAGCACCGACCGCACCCGGATGTTCTCGCTCATTCCCTCGACCCCGGGGCGGATGCCGCAGATGCCGCGCACGACGAGGTCGACCGGCACGCCGGCGTTGCTCGCGTGGTACAGCGCGTCGATGATGGCCTCGTCGACGATCGAGTTCATTTTGAGACGGATGCCGCTGGGGAGGCCGGCCTTCGCGTTCTCGGTCTCGTTCCTGATGTGCTTGAGCAGTCCCTTGCGCAGGTGCAGGGGTGCGACGAGCAGGCGCTTGAACTTCTTCTCGATGGCGTACCCGGAGAGCTCGTTGAACAAGCGGGTGAGGTCCTTGCCCACGACGTCGTCGGCGGTGAGCAGGCCGAGGTCTTCGTAGATCCGGCTCGTCTTCGGGTTGTAGTTGCCCGTGCCGATGTGGCTGTAGTGCTTGAGCACGCCGTGCTCCTGGCGGATGACGAGCGCCAGCTTGCAGTGCGTCTTGAGCCCGACCAGCCCGTAGACCACGTGCACGCCGGCCTTCTCGAGCTTGCGCGCCCAGTTGATGTTCGCGGTCTCGTCGAAGCGGGCCTTGATCTCGACCAGAGCGAGAACTGCTTTGCCCGACTCGGCCGCGGCGATGAGCGCCTCGACGATGGGGCTGTCGCCGCTCGTGCGGTACAGCGTCTGCTTGATCGCGAGCACGTTGGGGTCGGCCGCGGCCTGTTCGAGGAACGTCTGCACGCTCGTCGAGAACGACTCGTAGGGGTGGTGCAGCAGGATGTCGCCCTTGGCGATCGAGTTGAAGATGTTCGGCGCCGAGTTGGGCTCGTTCGGCAGCAGGTCGACGCTCGTGGTCGGCACGTGCTTCACGTACTTGAGCAGCGGGCGGTCAATGCGGCTGAGCTGGAACAGGCCGCCGAGGTCGAGCGGCGCGGGGAGGCGGTAGACCTCCTGCTCGGTGATGTCGAGC
Encoded here:
- a CDS encoding RNA degradosome polyphosphate kinase — its product is MDSENPITDTLAPSESLDEYDIDESSSIDDGTLPYDRYLDRELSWLAFNQRVLELAEDESLPLLERANFLAIFTSNLDEFFMVRVAGLKRRIATGLAVPTNVGRAPEDVLAAVSARAHELQHRHAVAFSEHVKPALDEAGIHIEVWSDLEQADRDRAHEIFSTQIFPVLMPLAVDPAHPFPYISGLSLNLAVRVRNPKTDKVEFARLKVPNMLPRFVQLPNDGSGRLRFIPIEDLISNHLSELFPGMEILEHHEFRVTRNEDVEVDEDESENLIQALEKQLLNRRFGPPIRLEITEDMDDLTLELLVRELDITEQEVYRLPAPLDLGGLFQLSRIDRPLLKYVKHVPTTSVDLLPNEPNSAPNIFNSIAKGDILLHHPYESFSTSVQTFLEQAAADPNVLAIKQTLYRTSGDSPIVEALIAAAESGKAVLALVEIKARFDETANINWARKLEKAGVHVVYGLVGLKTHCKLALVIRQEHGVLKHYSHIGTGNYNPKTSRIYEDLGLLTADDVVGKDLTRLFNELSGYAIEKKFKRLLVAPLHLRKGLLKHIRNETENAKAGLPSGIRLKMNSIVDEAIIDALYHASNAGVPVDLVVRGICGIRPGVEGMSENIRVRSVLGRYLEHARIFSFVNGGDPQVYIGSADMMHRNLDRRIEALVRLVAPDQLRQIDELFELALAEDTASWWLDESGEWTRHSRTDTGEPLRDMQNVIMKRISQRRRTTSR